In Marinobacter antarcticus, one genomic interval encodes:
- a CDS encoding COX15/CtaA family protein produces MLNWATFSVLLAVVVIMLGAWTRLVDAGLGCPDWPGCYGFLTVPQSDSHVAIANARFPDTPVDVAKGWPEMIHRYAAGTLGLVVFGLAVSAVRQRRSGVPFKLPLFIAGFILLQGAFGMWTVTLKLWPQVVALHLLGGFTTLSLLTLWVLRLRKFSADQVAAAATTPAASAKPSELGASLAGFRPWLFGGLLLIIMQIALGAWTAANYAAVACTDLPTCQGQWWPEGMDFQHGFDITQHVGPNYLGGQLTADGRVAIHVTHRAGALVVLAYFSVLLVLIWRRNNNRELHGPIRLVAAALAAQVALGIANVLFYIPLPVAVAHNAMGAGLLLSVIYLIWRHHQLQPQAETATHTTAMKQEVTA; encoded by the coding sequence ATGTTGAACTGGGCTACGTTTTCGGTTCTTCTCGCCGTAGTGGTGATCATGCTTGGCGCCTGGACACGGTTGGTTGATGCGGGCCTGGGCTGCCCGGACTGGCCGGGGTGTTATGGCTTCTTGACCGTGCCCCAGAGCGATTCACATGTTGCGATTGCCAATGCCCGTTTCCCGGATACACCCGTGGATGTGGCCAAAGGCTGGCCTGAAATGATTCACCGTTACGCTGCCGGCACGCTGGGGCTGGTGGTGTTCGGCTTGGCTGTCAGCGCGGTGCGTCAGCGCCGGAGTGGCGTCCCCTTCAAATTACCCCTCTTCATTGCCGGTTTTATACTGCTGCAGGGTGCCTTCGGTATGTGGACGGTCACCCTTAAGCTTTGGCCCCAGGTTGTTGCCTTGCACCTGCTGGGTGGTTTTACAACACTGAGCCTGCTTACGTTGTGGGTGCTTCGGTTGCGGAAGTTTTCGGCTGATCAGGTCGCGGCGGCGGCCACAACGCCTGCAGCTTCGGCAAAGCCGTCAGAACTGGGGGCCAGCCTGGCGGGTTTCCGCCCGTGGCTTTTCGGTGGTTTGCTATTGATCATTATGCAGATTGCGCTGGGTGCCTGGACGGCCGCGAATTATGCGGCAGTCGCCTGTACAGACCTGCCAACCTGTCAGGGTCAGTGGTGGCCAGAAGGCATGGATTTCCAGCACGGTTTTGACATTACCCAGCATGTTGGTCCTAACTATCTGGGAGGGCAGCTCACAGCGGACGGACGAGTGGCGATTCACGTAACCCACAGGGCAGGTGCCTTGGTGGTTCTGGCCTATTTTTCAGTTCTGTTGGTATTGATCTGGCGCCGGAACAATAATCGGGAGCTGCACGGCCCCATCCGGCTGGTTGCAGCAGCACTGGCGGCGCAGGTTGCTCTCGGTATTGCCAACGTTCTATTCTATATTCCCCTTCCGGTCGCAGTTGCCCACAACGCCATGGGCGCTGGCCTGCTGCTGTCAGTCATTTACCTGATCTGGCGGCACCATCAATTGCAGCCACAGGCTGAAACAGCAACACATACAACAGCAATGAAGCAGGAGGTTACGGCATGA
- a CDS encoding SURF1 family protein yields MTEPKKNSRQWRIDWRLMVFTGAFLPLLIALGIWQLNRAEEKQIILDQWQQEAQNLDWPELVARGLENGRPVTVTGLFGERSWLLDNRTRDGIAGYEVLTAFYPLEGPPVLINRGWVAAPRTRNELPDVTPPEGIFSMTGRIGPYPEPPVLSSKSVQAEGWPRRVQMLPGPVARAEIARLPGAIIRLQNSEQPGAYRADWEPDRMGPQTHYGYATQWFALAMVLTVLSVVASYRKTGTNNDNDNG; encoded by the coding sequence ATGACTGAGCCAAAGAAAAACTCCCGACAATGGCGTATTGATTGGCGATTAATGGTTTTTACGGGTGCCTTTTTGCCGCTATTGATAGCGCTGGGTATCTGGCAACTGAATCGGGCGGAAGAAAAGCAGATCATACTGGACCAGTGGCAACAGGAAGCTCAGAATCTAGATTGGCCGGAACTGGTGGCCAGAGGGCTGGAGAACGGCAGGCCGGTTACAGTTACCGGGCTCTTTGGTGAGCGCAGCTGGTTGCTGGATAACCGGACCCGTGATGGTATCGCCGGTTACGAGGTGCTGACAGCTTTTTACCCGCTTGAGGGCCCGCCAGTTCTGATAAACCGAGGGTGGGTCGCGGCCCCGAGAACCCGAAATGAATTGCCAGATGTAACTCCCCCTGAAGGTATATTCAGTATGACCGGTCGAATAGGCCCGTACCCGGAGCCGCCGGTTCTGTCCAGCAAGTCAGTACAGGCAGAAGGCTGGCCCCGTCGGGTGCAGATGCTTCCAGGACCGGTAGCGAGAGCTGAGATTGCGAGGCTGCCTGGTGCCATTATCCGGCTGCAGAACAGCGAGCAGCCGGGAGCTTATCGTGCCGACTGGGAGCCGGATCGGATGGGGCCACAAACACATTACGGATATGCGACACAGTGGTTTGCGCTTGCAATGGTGCTGACTGTATTGAGTGTAGTAGCGAGCTATCGAAAGACAGGAACCAATAATGACAATGACAATGGCTGA
- a CDS encoding twin transmembrane helix small protein — MLKALIIFLMLAVIVSLFSGLFFLIKDGGKTNRVVNSLAVRVTLSVLLLVVIILSIWQGSLTLHPTP, encoded by the coding sequence ATGCTCAAAGCCCTTATTATTTTTCTCATGCTCGCCGTCATCGTCAGCCTTTTCAGCGGCCTTTTTTTCCTCATCAAAGATGGCGGTAAAACCAATCGGGTGGTGAACTCCCTCGCCGTTCGGGTAACACTAAGCGTGCTTTTGCTGGTCGTCATTATTTTGTCAATATGGCAAGGGAGCCTGACACTGCACCCGACTCCCTGA